The Odocoileus virginianus isolate 20LAN1187 ecotype Illinois chromosome 3, Ovbor_1.2, whole genome shotgun sequence genome includes a window with the following:
- the DIRAS1 gene encoding GTP-binding protein Di-Ras1, giving the protein MPEQSNDYRVVVFGAGGVGKSSLVLRFVKGTFRDTYIPTIEDTYRQVISCDKSVCTLQITDTTGSHQFPAMQRLSISKGHAFILVFSVTSKQSLEELGPIYKLIVQIKGSVEDIPVMLVGNKCDETQREVDTREAQAVAQEWKCAFMETSAKMNYNVKELFQELLTLETRRNMSLNIDGKRSSKQKRTDRIKGKCVLM; this is encoded by the coding sequence ATGCCTGAACAGAGCAACGACTACCGAGTGGTGGTGTTCGGGGCGGGCGGCGTGGGCAAGAGCTCGCTGGTGCTGCGCTTCGTCAAAGGCACATTCCGGGACACCTACATCCCCACCATTGAGGACACCTACCGGCAGGTCATCAGCTGCGACAAGAGTGTGTGCACGCTGCAGATCACTGACACCACAGGCAGTCACCAGTTTCCGGCCATGCAGCGGCTGTCCATCTCCAAGGGCCATGCCTTCATCTTGGTCTTCTCGGTCACCAGCAAGCAGTCGCTGGAGGAGTTGGGCCCCATCTACAAGCTCATCGTGCAGATCAAGGGCAGCGTGGAGGACATCCCCGTCATGCTGGTGGGCAACAAGTGCGACGAGACCCAGCGGGAGGTAGACACCCGCGAGGCCCAGGCTGTGGCCCAGGAGTGGAAGTGCGCCTTCATGGAAACTTCAGCCAAGATGAACTACAACGTCAAGGAGCTCTTCCAGGAGCTACTCACGCTGGAGACGCGCCGGAACATGAGCCTGAACATCGACGGCAAGCGCTCCAGCAAACAGAAGAGGACAGACCGCATCAAGGGCAAATGCGTCCTCATGTGA